The Echinicola rosea genome has a segment encoding these proteins:
- a CDS encoding M57 family metalloprotease, with protein sequence MKGAKVAPFRDGYLIDGDIFISEESLIERFENANSNSKRGNENQQAIANSYNQVSYTIGSTKTITYYIGSSVPSVWETAISDAISEWNNVKNLAFNFVESSSPSADLSFTTYNEVTSTIAFADFPSSGEPGDQISINTYYNSNTRLSTSRKKFTIAHEMGHALGFRHTNWQQRNEPVNDPSKDIYGANLVAGTWNEDAVSVMNGTVSDWNGFSFLDILAFRTVYPLDDNLKPCYVYRRLTNKGYYWTTDWSEYGSYTYDSPTSTGFEYIGFNGFMYETQVSGTVPIYLYYSPGSNWYNKSKDPYIDSNFQGWNKIGIIGYAYAAAGAGRQPVHQYFHPSKGFFNTLNYNDDFVASDPNWSYNGIPYYAASVY encoded by the coding sequence ATGAAAGGAGCTAAAGTAGCACCATTTAGAGATGGTTATCTAATTGATGGTGATATTTTTATATCTGAAGAAAGTCTAATTGAGCGTTTTGAAAATGCAAATTCAAACTCAAAAAGAGGTAATGAAAATCAACAGGCCATTGCAAATAGTTACAATCAGGTATCTTATACAATAGGCAGCACCAAAACTATTACTTATTACATTGGAAGTTCAGTGCCATCTGTTTGGGAAACAGCTATTTCAGATGCTATCAGTGAATGGAATAATGTCAAAAATTTAGCATTCAATTTCGTAGAGTCCTCAAGCCCTTCAGCTGATTTAAGCTTTACCACATATAATGAGGTTACTAGTACAATTGCATTTGCCGATTTCCCTTCTAGTGGAGAGCCTGGTGATCAAATATCTATTAACACTTATTACAATAGCAATACAAGATTAAGCACTAGCAGGAAAAAATTTACTATTGCCCATGAAATGGGTCATGCATTAGGGTTTAGGCACACAAATTGGCAACAACGAAATGAACCAGTAAATGATCCATCAAAGGATATATACGGTGCAAATTTAGTAGCTGGAACATGGAATGAAGACGCAGTTTCGGTAATGAATGGAACTGTATCGGATTGGAATGGCTTTTCATTCTTAGACATCCTCGCCTTCAGAACTGTTTATCCCCTTGATGATAATTTGAAACCTTGTTATGTCTATCGGCGGTTGACCAATAAAGGATATTATTGGACGACTGATTGGTCAGAATACGGCTCATATACCTATGATAGTCCGACATCAACCGGATTTGAATACATTGGCTTCAATGGTTTTATGTATGAAACACAAGTATCCGGTACAGTTCCTATCTACCTTTATTATAGTCCTGGCTCAAATTGGTATAATAAATCAAAGGATCCATACATTGATAGCAATTTTCAAGGATGGAATAAAATAGGGATTATAGGTTATGCTTACGCTGCAGCAGGAGCGGGAAGGCAACCTGTTCATCAGTATTTCCATCCTTCCAAAGGATTTTTTAACACGTTAAACTACAATGATGATTTTGTTGCCTCCGATCCAAATTGGTCATACAATGGGATACCGTATTATGCGGCTTCCGTATATTAA